A genomic segment from Brevundimonas mediterranea encodes:
- a CDS encoding hybrid sensor histidine kinase/response regulator yields the protein MHEWDALRRPIWLFDPVSRRGVYANPAALELWEADSLEALLARGFGQLSPAAVARVERLARETADGSVVCDQWTFYPNGHPVTVAAVISTYLLEDGTPVLLVEASPIAADGDENRAAEALRHTSTLISLFDPEGRPIFSNPAAFAAYGTATDGFEARFAEPERAPPLLAAALAGNAVTDVCQVVTRDGLRWHQLDVRPVTDPATGQMSVLLDERDVTARVQAQNARAAAEQKAAMAEARQAFLTEMSHELRTPLNTVIGFSDLLATSSLNVEQADHVGRINNAGQRLLSVVNEMIDQSGRDASEGDAAPAATGLTVVESEVGAKAPAEFPAEVSGAFEAIETEGSGRTPRILYVDDHDCNRALVVAVLEVQGIACATAEDGAQGLEAARTGDWDLILMDIQMPVMDGVAATRAIRALPGHRGATPIVALTANTLAEQKAEYFAAGMDDCMAKPINIVELTHMVLSWTSSDWRRSGPPLIAAVA from the coding sequence ATGCACGAATGGGACGCCCTGCGTCGCCCGATATGGTTGTTCGATCCGGTCAGCCGGCGCGGCGTCTACGCCAATCCGGCGGCGCTGGAGCTATGGGAGGCGGACAGTCTGGAGGCCCTGCTGGCCCGTGGCTTCGGCCAGTTGTCGCCGGCGGCCGTGGCGCGCGTCGAACGGCTGGCGCGCGAGACCGCCGACGGGTCGGTCGTCTGCGACCAGTGGACCTTCTACCCCAACGGCCACCCGGTGACGGTGGCGGCGGTGATCTCGACCTATCTTCTGGAAGACGGGACGCCGGTGCTGCTGGTCGAGGCTTCGCCCATCGCGGCGGACGGCGACGAGAACCGCGCGGCCGAGGCCCTGCGCCATACCTCGACCCTGATCAGCCTGTTCGATCCCGAGGGGCGGCCGATCTTCTCCAATCCGGCGGCCTTCGCCGCCTACGGCACGGCGACCGACGGGTTCGAGGCGCGGTTCGCCGAGCCGGAGCGCGCGCCGCCGCTGCTGGCCGCCGCCCTGGCCGGAAACGCCGTCACCGACGTCTGCCAGGTCGTCACGCGTGACGGGCTGCGCTGGCATCAGCTCGACGTGCGGCCGGTCACGGATCCGGCGACCGGCCAGATGAGCGTGCTGCTGGACGAACGCGACGTGACCGCGCGGGTCCAGGCCCAGAACGCCCGCGCGGCGGCCGAGCAGAAGGCCGCCATGGCCGAGGCGCGCCAGGCCTTCCTGACCGAAATGTCGCACGAGCTGCGCACGCCGCTGAATACGGTGATCGGCTTCTCGGACCTGTTGGCGACGTCCAGTCTGAATGTCGAACAGGCCGACCATGTGGGGCGGATCAACAACGCCGGTCAGCGCCTGCTGTCGGTCGTCAACGAGATGATCGACCAGTCGGGCAGGGACGCCTCGGAAGGCGACGCCGCGCCCGCAGCGACCGGTCTGACCGTCGTCGAGTCAGAGGTCGGGGCGAAGGCTCCGGCCGAGTTTCCGGCCGAGGTTTCTGGGGCCTTCGAAGCCATCGAGACGGAAGGGTCGGGGCGGACGCCCAGGATCCTGTATGTCGATGATCACGACTGCAACCGGGCCCTGGTGGTCGCGGTGCTGGAGGTCCAGGGCATCGCCTGCGCCACGGCCGAGGACGGCGCCCAGGGGCTGGAAGCCGCCCGCACCGGCGACTGGGACCTGATCCTGATGGATATCCAGATGCCGGTCATGGACGGGGTCGCCGCCACCCGCGCCATCCGCGCCCTGCCGGGCCATCGCGGCGCCACCCCCATCGTGGCCCTGACCGCCAACACCCTGGCGGAACAGAAGGCCGAGTATTTCGCCGCCGGCATGGACGATTGCATGGCCAAGCCGATCAACATCGTCGAGCTGACCCACATGGTCCTGAGCTGGACCAGCAGCGACTGGCGCCGAAGCGGGCCGCCGCTGATCGCCGCCGTCGCCTGA
- a CDS encoding PAS domain-containing hybrid sensor histidine kinase/response regulator, with translation MIRSPAEALRPPPTDVDLDTFFDVSLDLLVVRELDGPVVKASASWFSVLGYRPDELVGQLLPSLVHPDDQPATQTAILEVTNRRPGDPVLGQTNRYRHRDGHYVTLEWRAQRFGDRIYAVARDVTAKVAAEKALIEAKAAAEAASRAKSDFLANMSHEVRTPLNGVIGIVDALSRTALDPAQTEMVNLIRASGVTLERLVSDILDVSKIEAGELTLETRPFDLDEALDAPLDVMRVRADEKGLRFDVIRDDEARGVFVGDSTRIRQVIGNLLSNAVKFTHQGGVSVRIALDEDHDSLTHLIVDIQDTGVGFNAEHAPRLFDRFSQADATITRRFGGTGLGLSICRALVEMMGGRITAESTPGQGSRFRIEIPLARSTSLSDYVAGERARAAEVPAPMHTIRVLLAEDHPTNQRVVQLILAGHPVELITVEDGAQAVAAFQAGSFDVILMDMQMPGMDGLTATRTIRELEATRAANIHTPIIMLSANAMAQHREQAIQAGADIHVPKPITAASLLAGIQSVLPA, from the coding sequence ATGATCCGTTCGCCCGCCGAGGCGCTGCGCCCACCGCCGACCGACGTGGATCTGGACACCTTCTTCGACGTGTCGCTGGATCTTCTGGTCGTGCGTGAACTGGACGGGCCGGTGGTCAAGGCCAGCGCCTCCTGGTTCTCGGTCCTGGGGTATCGGCCCGATGAACTGGTCGGTCAGCTTCTGCCCAGTCTCGTGCATCCCGACGACCAGCCCGCCACACAGACGGCCATCCTGGAGGTCACGAACCGCCGCCCCGGCGACCCGGTTCTGGGTCAGACCAATCGCTATCGGCACAGGGACGGCCACTACGTCACCCTGGAATGGCGCGCCCAGAGGTTCGGCGACCGAATCTATGCGGTCGCGCGCGACGTGACGGCCAAGGTCGCCGCCGAAAAGGCCCTGATCGAGGCCAAGGCCGCCGCCGAGGCCGCCAGCCGCGCCAAGTCCGACTTCCTGGCCAATATGAGCCACGAGGTGCGAACCCCCCTGAACGGGGTGATCGGCATCGTCGATGCGCTGTCCCGCACCGCCCTGGATCCCGCCCAGACCGAGATGGTCAATCTGATCCGGGCGTCCGGCGTCACCCTGGAACGGCTGGTGTCCGACATCCTCGACGTCTCCAAGATCGAGGCGGGCGAGCTGACGCTGGAGACCCGCCCCTTCGACCTCGACGAGGCCCTGGACGCGCCGCTGGACGTCATGCGTGTCCGCGCCGACGAAAAGGGCCTGAGATTCGACGTCATCCGCGACGATGAGGCGCGCGGCGTCTTCGTCGGCGACAGCACCCGCATCCGCCAGGTGATCGGCAACCTCCTGTCCAACGCAGTGAAATTCACCCACCAGGGCGGCGTCTCCGTCCGCATCGCCCTGGACGAAGACCACGACAGCCTGACCCATCTGATCGTGGATATCCAGGACACCGGCGTCGGCTTCAACGCCGAACACGCCCCCCGCCTGTTCGACCGCTTCAGCCAGGCCGACGCCACCATCACCCGGCGCTTCGGCGGCACGGGCCTGGGCCTGTCGATCTGCCGCGCCCTGGTGGAGATGATGGGGGGACGGATCACGGCCGAATCGACGCCCGGACAGGGCAGCCGCTTCAGGATCGAGATTCCCTTGGCCCGCAGCACCTCCCTGTCCGACTATGTCGCCGGCGAACGCGCCCGGGCGGCCGAGGTCCCGGCGCCGATGCACACGATCCGGGTCCTGCTGGCGGAAGATCATCCGACCAACCAGCGCGTGGTTCAGCTGATCCTGGCCGGACACCCCGTCGAACTGATCACGGTCGAGGACGGCGCCCAGGCCGTCGCCGCCTTCCAGGCCGGCAGCTTCGACGTGATCCTGATGGACATGCAGATGCCCGGCATGGACGGGCTGACGGCGACCCGCACGATCCGCGAACTGGAAGCGACGCGCGCCGCCAACATCCACACGCCGATCATCATGCTGAGCGCCAACGCCATGGCCCAGCACCGCGAGCAGGCGATCCAGGCCGGCGCCGACATCCATGTGCCCAAGCCCATCACCGCCGCCAGTCTGCTGGCGGGCATCCAGTCCGTCCTGCCGGCCTGA
- a CDS encoding glutamate--cysteine ligase: MTDNAPLSRDVLIEAMSKGAKPKDQWRIGAEHEKFGFDKTTLARPAYDGPSGIKAMLEGLQRFGWSRVEENGVLIGLERRNDEGFIASVSLEPGGQFELSGAPLKTIHDICNETGQHLMEVKQVADQLGVGFLGAGFDPLWTREQVPVMPKGRYDIMRAYMPKVGTLGLDMMLRTCTIQANLDFDSEADMVAKFRTSLALQPIATALFACSPFTEGRPNGFLSARANVWTDTDADRTGMLGFVFEDGFGFERYADYALDTPMYFAKRDGKYVDASGQSFRDFQAGRLPALPGEYPTIKDWNDHLTTLFPEVRLKAYLEMRGADGGPWSRICALPALWAGVLYDAPSLAAAWDLVKDWDIADHERLRRDVTRLGLKAEVAGRSVRDIAVDLVNIAKQGLKNRARFSGGMVDERGYLSELEDIADSGITPAERLLDLYHGVWQGDVKRIYADFAY, encoded by the coding sequence ATGACCGACAACGCGCCGCTGAGCCGGGACGTCCTCATCGAAGCCATGTCCAAGGGCGCCAAGCCCAAGGACCAGTGGCGGATCGGCGCCGAGCACGAGAAGTTCGGCTTCGACAAGACCACCCTGGCCCGCCCCGCCTACGACGGGCCGAGCGGCATCAAGGCCATGCTGGAAGGCCTGCAGCGGTTCGGCTGGTCGCGGGTCGAGGAGAACGGCGTCCTGATCGGGCTGGAGCGCCGCAACGACGAAGGCTTCATCGCCTCTGTCAGCCTGGAGCCCGGCGGCCAGTTCGAACTGTCCGGCGCCCCGCTGAAGACCATCCACGACATCTGCAACGAGACCGGCCAGCACCTGATGGAGGTCAAGCAAGTGGCCGACCAGCTGGGCGTCGGCTTCCTGGGCGCCGGCTTCGACCCGCTGTGGACGCGCGAACAGGTGCCGGTCATGCCCAAGGGCCGCTACGACATCATGCGCGCCTATATGCCCAAGGTCGGCACCCTGGGCCTGGACATGATGCTGCGCACCTGCACCATCCAGGCCAACCTGGACTTCGATTCCGAAGCCGACATGGTGGCCAAGTTCCGCACCTCGCTGGCGCTGCAGCCGATCGCCACCGCCCTGTTCGCCTGTTCGCCCTTCACCGAGGGTCGGCCGAACGGCTTCCTGTCGGCCCGGGCCAATGTCTGGACCGACACCGACGCCGACCGCACCGGAATGCTGGGCTTTGTGTTCGAGGATGGGTTCGGCTTCGAACGCTATGCCGACTATGCGCTGGACACCCCGATGTATTTCGCCAAGCGCGACGGCAAATATGTCGACGCCTCGGGCCAGTCGTTCCGCGATTTCCAGGCCGGCAGACTGCCCGCCCTGCCGGGCGAATATCCGACGATCAAGGACTGGAACGACCATCTGACCACCCTCTTCCCCGAGGTGCGGCTGAAGGCCTATCTGGAGATGCGCGGCGCCGACGGCGGCCCGTGGAGCCGGATCTGCGCCCTGCCCGCCCTGTGGGCCGGGGTCCTGTACGACGCCCCGTCGCTGGCCGCCGCCTGGGATCTGGTCAAGGACTGGGACATCGCCGACCACGAGCGCCTGCGCCGCGACGTGACCCGTCTGGGCCTGAAGGCCGAGGTGGCGGGCCGCAGCGTGCGCGACATCGCCGTCGATCTGGTCAATATCGCCAAACAGGGCCTGAAGAACCGCGCCCGCTTCTCGGGCGGCATGGTGGACGAGCGCGGCTATCTGTCGGAACTGGAAGACATCGCCGACAGCGGGATCACTCCGGCCGAACGCCTGCTGGACCTGTATCACGGCGTCTGGCAGGGCGACGTGAAACGGATCTACGCCGACTTCGCCTACTGA
- a CDS encoding 16S rRNA (uracil(1498)-N(3))-methyltransferase — translation MIRLHVPSPLAAAAAVAPTLDQSRYLTQVMRLKVGDELLVFNGRDGEWRCTVAEVLKKGVILRAEEQARPQTYGPDLELIVAVVKKARVETIVEKAAELGARRVRLVLTKRTNADRIRLDRLDAIAEEAAEQTGRLDVPPVDDPVKLDALLDEWEAGRRLMFCDETGGAPAMRALAPYSPSPLRGGALARSDDGVGRAEQPDALPGPAHPASAAPSPPSPDGEGEGQPKWSILIGPEGGFSPEEGERLRSLPFTTAVSLGPRILRADTAAIAAMTLWQAAVGDWER, via the coding sequence ATGATCCGTCTTCACGTCCCTTCCCCCCTCGCCGCCGCCGCCGCCGTCGCCCCCACGCTCGACCAGTCGCGCTATCTGACCCAGGTCATGCGGCTGAAGGTCGGGGACGAACTGCTGGTGTTCAACGGCCGCGATGGCGAATGGCGCTGCACCGTCGCCGAAGTCCTGAAGAAAGGCGTCATCCTGCGCGCCGAGGAACAGGCGCGGCCCCAGACCTATGGCCCCGATCTGGAGCTGATCGTCGCCGTGGTGAAGAAGGCCCGGGTCGAGACCATCGTCGAGAAGGCCGCAGAGTTGGGCGCGCGCAGGGTGCGGCTGGTCCTGACCAAACGGACCAACGCCGACCGCATCCGCCTGGACCGGCTGGACGCCATCGCCGAAGAGGCCGCCGAACAGACCGGGCGGCTGGACGTGCCCCCGGTCGATGATCCGGTGAAACTGGACGCCCTGCTGGACGAGTGGGAGGCGGGACGCCGGCTGATGTTCTGCGACGAGACAGGAGGGGCGCCGGCGATGCGGGCGCTCGCACCCTATTCTCCCTCCCCCCTCAGGGGAGGGGCGTTGGCGCGCAGCGACGACGGGGTGGGGCGGGCCGAGCAACCGGACGCCCTGCCTGGCCCTGCCCACCCGGCTTCGGCTGCGCCTTCGCCCCCCTCCCCGGACGGGGAGGGAGAAGGTCAACCAAAATGGTCCATCCTGATCGGCCCCGAGGGCGGTTTCTCGCCCGAAGAAGGCGAACGCCTGCGGTCCCTGCCGTTCACCACCGCCGTTTCTCTGGGTCCGCGCATCCTGCGCGCCGACACCGCCGCCATCGCCGCCATGACCTTGTGGCAGGCGGCCGTGGGCGATTGGGAGCGTTGA
- a CDS encoding acyl-CoA dehydrogenase family protein, protein MNILNSPDPDFMREEEIVLFSDSVGKWIDEHAPPEKVQSWIANSSVPRDLWSQAGADGLLGLSMPEEDGGMGGDYRHEVVLMRQLGWKGADHFGISLHNAIVAPYIWHYGTEEQKARWLPRLQSGELVGAIAMTEPGAGSDLQGVKTTAVKSGNGYVVNGSKTFITNGQLANFIIVVAKTDPAEGAKGTSLIVVETDGAEGFERGRNLHKIGMEGNDTSELFFNDVKVPGDNIIGGAEGQGFVQLMQQLPQERLNIAVQGVAAAERGLEATLAYVKERKAFGKRVIDFQNTQFKLAEVKTKLTVAKVFVDHCIGLHLKGQLDAATASMAKYWVTDIQGETIDEMLQLHGGYGYMNEYAIAQLYKDARVQRIYGGTNEIMKLLIARTL, encoded by the coding sequence ATGAACATCCTCAACAGCCCCGACCCCGATTTCATGCGTGAAGAGGAGATTGTCCTCTTCTCCGACAGCGTCGGCAAATGGATCGACGAGCACGCGCCGCCGGAAAAGGTCCAGTCCTGGATCGCCAACTCGTCCGTGCCGCGCGACCTGTGGAGCCAGGCCGGCGCCGACGGCCTGCTGGGCCTGTCCATGCCGGAAGAAGACGGCGGCATGGGCGGCGACTATCGGCACGAGGTGGTGCTGATGCGCCAGCTGGGCTGGAAGGGCGCGGACCATTTCGGCATCAGCCTGCACAACGCCATCGTCGCCCCCTACATCTGGCACTATGGCACCGAGGAGCAGAAGGCGCGCTGGCTGCCCCGGCTCCAGTCCGGCGAACTGGTCGGCGCCATCGCCATGACCGAACCGGGCGCGGGCTCCGACCTGCAAGGGGTCAAGACCACGGCGGTCAAGTCCGGCAACGGCTATGTCGTCAACGGCTCCAAGACCTTCATCACCAACGGCCAACTGGCCAACTTCATCATCGTGGTCGCCAAGACCGACCCGGCCGAGGGCGCCAAGGGCACCTCCCTGATCGTGGTCGAAACGGACGGCGCCGAAGGCTTCGAACGCGGCCGGAACCTGCACAAGATCGGCATGGAGGGGAACGACACCTCCGAGCTGTTCTTCAACGACGTGAAGGTCCCCGGCGACAACATCATCGGCGGCGCCGAGGGCCAGGGCTTCGTCCAGCTGATGCAGCAACTGCCCCAGGAACGTCTGAACATCGCCGTCCAGGGCGTCGCCGCCGCCGAGCGCGGGCTGGAGGCGACCCTCGCCTACGTCAAGGAACGCAAGGCCTTCGGCAAGCGGGTCATCGACTTCCAGAACACCCAGTTCAAACTGGCCGAGGTGAAGACGAAACTCACGGTCGCCAAGGTCTTCGTCGACCACTGTATCGGCCTGCACCTCAAGGGCCAGCTCGACGCCGCCACGGCCTCCATGGCCAAATACTGGGTCACGGACATCCAGGGCGAGACCATCGACGAGATGCTGCAACTGCACGGCGGCTATGGCTACATGAACGAATACGCCATCGCCCAGCTGTACAAGGACGCGCGGGTGCAACGGATCTACGGCGGCACGAACGAGATCATGAAGCTGCTGATCGCGCGCACCCTCTGA
- a CDS encoding acyl-CoA dehydrogenase C-terminal domain-containing protein, with translation MAYKSPVRDFTFILNEVLEIDRYTNQPGFQDVSSDLVGQILEEGGKFADEVIAPINNPGDKEGCHWSEGGVVTGPKGWKEAYKAMSEAGWMALAADPAYGGQGMPSIVASAFGQMTAGASAAFSMYPGLTSSAYAGIHASASDEIKAKYLPKMVSGEWSGTMNLTEPQCGTDLGMVRTKAVPNGDGSYSITGQKIWISAGEHDFSDNIIHTVLARIEGAVPGIKGLSLFVVPKYLVNEDGSLGERNTLECAGLEHKMGIHGNATCVMQYDGAKGWLLGEEGRGMNNMFVVMNEARLGTGLQGLAIGTAAYQAAAEFAKDRLQGRSLTGPKNPEGPADPIIVHPDVRRMLLEARAFVEGGQAFILWTALHADLEKSEDEAVATKAKDYMGLLTPVLKAYLTDKGFHVASLAMQVHGGSGYTEHFPASQYLRDARITMIYEGTNGIQALDLVGRKLPAHGGRAIMTWFGEIDAFVAENGANEAIKPFVDGLADAKKKLQEGTMWLMQNGMANPDNAGAASTDYLNVFGLTALAYMWAQMAKVAQAQVEAGSTDPYYATKLQTGRYFVERILPDAGAHLAKLKTGADVLMAMPAEAF, from the coding sequence ATGGCCTACAAGTCGCCCGTCCGCGATTTCACCTTCATCCTGAATGAAGTGCTGGAGATCGACCGCTACACCAACCAGCCCGGCTTCCAGGACGTGTCTTCGGACCTGGTCGGCCAGATTCTGGAAGAAGGCGGCAAGTTCGCCGACGAGGTCATCGCCCCGATCAACAATCCGGGCGACAAGGAAGGCTGCCACTGGTCCGAGGGCGGCGTCGTCACCGGTCCCAAGGGCTGGAAGGAAGCCTACAAGGCCATGTCTGAAGCCGGCTGGATGGCGCTGGCCGCCGATCCGGCCTACGGCGGCCAGGGCATGCCCAGCATCGTCGCCTCGGCCTTCGGTCAGATGACCGCCGGCGCCTCGGCGGCCTTCTCCATGTATCCGGGCCTGACGTCGTCCGCCTATGCCGGCATCCACGCCAGCGCCTCGGACGAGATCAAGGCCAAATACCTGCCCAAGATGGTCTCGGGCGAATGGTCCGGCACCATGAACCTGACCGAGCCCCAGTGCGGCACGGACCTGGGCATGGTCCGCACCAAGGCCGTGCCGAACGGCGACGGCTCCTATTCGATCACCGGCCAGAAGATCTGGATCTCGGCCGGCGAACACGACTTCTCGGACAATATCATCCACACCGTCCTGGCCCGCATCGAAGGCGCGGTTCCGGGCATCAAGGGCCTGTCCCTGTTCGTCGTGCCCAAATATCTGGTCAACGAGGACGGCTCGCTGGGCGAGCGCAACACCCTCGAATGCGCCGGCCTCGAGCACAAGATGGGCATCCACGGCAACGCCACCTGCGTCATGCAGTATGACGGCGCCAAGGGCTGGCTGCTGGGCGAGGAAGGCCGCGGCATGAACAATATGTTCGTGGTGATGAACGAGGCCCGCCTGGGCACCGGCCTGCAGGGCCTGGCCATCGGCACCGCCGCCTATCAGGCCGCCGCCGAGTTCGCCAAGGACCGCCTGCAGGGCCGCAGCCTGACCGGACCCAAGAACCCCGAAGGCCCGGCCGATCCGATCATCGTCCACCCCGACGTGCGCCGCATGCTGCTGGAGGCCCGCGCCTTCGTCGAAGGCGGCCAGGCCTTCATCCTGTGGACCGCCCTGCACGCCGATCTGGAGAAGTCGGAAGACGAGGCCGTCGCAACCAAGGCCAAGGACTACATGGGCCTGCTGACGCCCGTGCTGAAGGCCTATCTGACCGACAAGGGCTTCCACGTCGCCTCGCTGGCCATGCAGGTTCACGGCGGTTCGGGCTATACCGAACACTTCCCGGCCAGCCAGTATCTGCGTGATGCCCGCATCACCATGATCTACGAGGGCACGAACGGCATCCAGGCGCTGGACCTGGTCGGCCGCAAGCTGCCGGCCCACGGCGGCCGCGCCATCATGACCTGGTTCGGCGAGATCGACGCCTTCGTGGCCGAAAACGGCGCGAACGAGGCGATCAAGCCCTTCGTCGACGGCCTGGCCGACGCCAAGAAGAAGCTGCAGGAAGGCACCATGTGGCTGATGCAGAACGGCATGGCCAACCCGGACAACGCCGGCGCCGCCTCGACCGACTATCTGAACGTCTTCGGCCTGACGGCGCTGGCCTATATGTGGGCCCAGATGGCCAAGGTCGCCCAGGCCCAGGTCGAGGCCGGCTCGACCGACCCCTACTACGCCACCAAGCTCCAGACCGGCCGCTACTTCGTCGAGCGCATCCTGCCCGACGCCGGCGCCCATCTGGCCAAGCTGAAGACCGGCGCGGACGTGCTGATGGCCATGCCGGCCGAAGCGTTCTGA
- a CDS encoding MerR family transcriptional regulator, translated as MATADDHRTYSIRQLCREFDATARALRFYEDKGLLTPARKGQTRVYDSRDRARLKLILRGRRIGFTLQEIQEMLDLYDRKDHNVHQMAVALRRHRAQIAALKQQLEDIEGAIQTAEDACAWMESKLGEHRPDLLPGAEDYEKLLRARLNHDHHPFKARA; from the coding sequence ATGGCCACCGCCGACGATCACCGCACCTATTCCATTCGCCAGCTGTGCCGCGAGTTCGACGCCACGGCCCGCGCCCTCAGATTCTACGAGGACAAGGGTCTGCTGACGCCGGCCCGCAAGGGGCAGACGCGCGTCTATGATTCCCGCGACCGCGCGCGGCTGAAACTGATCCTGAGAGGCCGCCGCATCGGCTTCACCCTGCAGGAAATCCAGGAGATGCTGGACCTGTATGACCGCAAGGATCACAACGTCCACCAGATGGCGGTGGCCCTGAGACGCCACCGCGCCCAGATCGCCGCCCTGAAGCAGCAGTTGGAAGACATCGAAGGCGCCATCCAGACGGCGGAAGACGCCTGCGCCTGGATGGAGTCCAAGCTGGGCGAACACCGGCCGGACCTGCTGCCCGGTGCCGAAGACTATGAGAAGCTGCTGCGCGCACGCCTCAACCACGACCATCACCCCTTCAAAGCGAGAGCCTGA
- a CDS encoding DoxX family protein → MTTTHLPVAQARSRAAYKNITLWTLQGWIAMFFIAAGYAKLTEPMTNLITLMGWPAVAPENMVRGMGVVELVLALGVLAPLISWRVGRPLLLTSAAGLIVLESTMLIIHALSQDIGLAVVNLILLGFTIPVLLGRRTA, encoded by the coding sequence ATGACCACAACCCATCTGCCCGTCGCCCAGGCCCGCAGCCGCGCCGCCTACAAGAACATCACCCTGTGGACGCTGCAGGGCTGGATCGCGATGTTCTTCATCGCCGCCGGCTACGCCAAGCTGACGGAGCCGATGACCAACCTCATCACCCTGATGGGCTGGCCCGCCGTCGCGCCCGAGAACATGGTGCGCGGCATGGGCGTGGTCGAGCTGGTGCTGGCGCTGGGCGTTCTGGCCCCGCTGATCTCCTGGCGCGTCGGCCGCCCCCTGCTGCTGACCTCGGCCGCCGGCCTGATCGTGCTGGAATCGACCATGCTGATCATCCACGCCCTCAGCCAGGACATCGGCCTGGCCGTGGTCAACCTCATTCTGCTGGGCTTCACCATCCCGGTTCTGCTGGGTCGCCGCACGGCCTGA
- a CDS encoding helix-turn-helix domain-containing protein translates to MIMIQLDRLLLERRMSLTELSDRVGVTLANLSILKTGKARAVRFSTLDALCRELDCQPGDLIVQTPGPQSEEP, encoded by the coding sequence ATGATCATGATCCAGCTGGACCGGCTGCTGCTCGAACGCCGCATGTCCCTGACCGAACTGTCCGACCGCGTCGGCGTCACCCTGGCCAATCTGTCGATCCTGAAGACCGGCAAGGCCCGCGCCGTCCGCTTTTCCACCCTGGACGCCCTGTGTCGCGAACTGGACTGCCAGCCCGGCGACCTGATCGTCCAGACGCCGGGGCCCCAATCGGAAGAACCCTGA
- a CDS encoding DUF2975 domain-containing protein yields the protein MKLVGKYSAASALRWLLGFFNVFVTIGAVAVGVLLVASMIIGVDWMEPLRDGAADPDGNYELTGRLTLLGGFLACGLTWWVINRLRRILLSVNQGDAFEFANVKRLQAVGFGLLGIQLTSLMLSIVAPQAIGQSASDYDFDLGSWLGILVVFILAEVFRQGAAMRDEQLTTV from the coding sequence ATGAAACTCGTGGGCAAATATTCGGCCGCCAGCGCACTGCGTTGGCTGTTGGGCTTCTTCAACGTCTTCGTCACGATCGGAGCCGTCGCCGTGGGCGTCCTCCTAGTCGCCAGCATGATCATCGGCGTCGACTGGATGGAGCCGCTGCGCGACGGGGCGGCGGATCCTGACGGAAACTACGAGCTGACCGGTCGCCTGACCCTGCTGGGGGGCTTCCTGGCCTGCGGCCTGACTTGGTGGGTCATCAATCGGCTGCGCCGCATCCTGCTTTCGGTGAACCAGGGCGACGCCTTCGAGTTCGCCAATGTCAAACGGCTCCAGGCCGTCGGGTTTGGCCTGCTGGGTATTCAGCTGACCTCCCTGATGCTGTCCATCGTCGCACCCCAGGCCATCGGCCAGTCGGCCTCGGACTATGACTTCGACCTCGGATCCTGGCTGGGCATCCTGGTGGTCTTCATCCTGGCCGAGGTGTTCCGCCAGGGCGCGGCCATGCGCGACGAACAACTGACCACGGTCTGA